In Sporosarcina sp. PTS2304, a genomic segment contains:
- a CDS encoding glutamine synthetase family protein yields MNSIELTDTNSKKQEVLERIEREDIQYLRVEFLDYTGILRARTIHKSQVKSAIENGVNFSTAIMNFNMFDTMIENARYGADDGDFFAMPDLDTFVVLPHRNRTARMYADLVDENGNPWHGCPRSALKRLLKEAKEETGGEINMVYEQEAYLLKEQDGKLVPADNSMCFSTNGLDIQEEFMQRFIEIMEQMGIETEQISSEYGPGQLEINTKYDESLKATDNQVTFSQLFKHLARDMGMVGTLAPKPFEEYAGSGLHVHISMFEGERNVFKETNDSRGLELSDTAYYFIGGILHHAKALSAIAAPTMNSYKRLLPGTFAPAHVCYGVGNRSALVRVLEPRRERRFEYRGADGTCNPYMLSSALIAAGLHGIRQKMDPGLPLEKDIASLSAEELIALGVEDAPRDLKEALYYLEKDTILAESIGRDIWEEFIKVKKSEWNRHFYQVNEWERQLFSSVY; encoded by the coding sequence ATGAACTCAATAGAGCTAACAGATACAAATTCGAAGAAACAAGAAGTGTTGGAAAGAATCGAACGGGAGGATATTCAATATCTACGTGTAGAGTTTTTAGATTACACGGGGATTCTACGTGCTCGGACTATTCATAAAAGCCAAGTAAAAAGTGCGATAGAAAATGGGGTCAACTTCAGTACAGCTATTATGAACTTTAATATGTTTGACACGATGATAGAGAATGCAAGGTATGGAGCAGATGATGGTGATTTCTTTGCAATGCCTGATCTTGATACATTTGTAGTTCTGCCACACAGAAATAGAACCGCGCGTATGTATGCTGATTTAGTAGATGAAAATGGAAACCCGTGGCATGGTTGTCCTAGAAGTGCTTTGAAACGATTATTGAAGGAAGCTAAGGAAGAGACCGGCGGAGAAATCAATATGGTTTACGAACAAGAAGCTTATTTGTTAAAAGAACAAGACGGAAAACTTGTACCAGCCGATAATAGTATGTGCTTCTCTACAAATGGATTAGATATTCAAGAAGAGTTTATGCAGAGGTTTATCGAAATAATGGAACAGATGGGTATTGAAACGGAACAGATATCTAGTGAGTATGGCCCTGGACAACTAGAGATTAATACTAAGTACGATGAAAGTCTTAAAGCAACTGATAATCAAGTGACGTTCAGTCAATTGTTCAAACATTTAGCGCGTGATATGGGGATGGTAGGAACATTGGCTCCAAAACCTTTTGAAGAATATGCAGGTAGTGGTTTACACGTCCATATCAGTATGTTTGAGGGAGAAAGGAATGTATTTAAAGAAACCAATGACAGTAGAGGTTTAGAACTTTCGGATACAGCTTACTATTTTATTGGCGGTATCTTGCATCATGCAAAGGCGCTTTCTGCAATAGCTGCGCCTACTATGAACTCTTATAAACGTCTATTACCTGGAACATTTGCACCTGCACATGTTTGCTATGGAGTAGGGAACCGTTCTGCTTTGGTTCGCGTACTAGAACCACGACGGGAACGCCGATTTGAATACAGAGGCGCAGACGGTACATGCAATCCTTATATGTTATCATCCGCATTAATCGCAGCAGGCTTGCATGGTATCCGACAAAAAATGGATCCTGGACTTCCACTTGAAAAAGACATCGCTTCATTATCTGCAGAAGAATTGATAGCGCTAGGTGTAGAGGATGCACCAAGAGACCTGAAGGAAGCTCTTTATTACTTGGAAAAAGATACTATACTTGCAGAAAGTATCGGGAGAGACATTTGGGAAGAGTTTATTAAAGTGAAAAAATCGGAATGGAATCGTCATTTTTATCAAGTGAATGAATGGGAAAGGCAATTATTTTCTTCTGTATACTAA
- a CDS encoding M20 family metallopeptidase yields the protein MINHTHYLSQLKEEVVSIRRKLHQYPELSFQEYQTAETIRNILTSWGIKFENIGETGVFVDIVGDPSGRTIGLRADIDALPIQEEADVTYRSCIDGVMHACGHDGHTAMLLGATKLLSENKNKLQGTVRCIFQPGEELDGAAKDLIDKGVLENPSVECVIGMHLWPYLPLGTVGVKSGSMTASCDDFKIVVKGKGGHCARPHLGIDAINIATKLVQDIQAIPLKHTSPTQPTLVHIGKIQGGEANNVIADTVEIEGTARSFSEVTRNLIRKKIEDSCKAAESLWGATIELDYIIGAPAINNSSEITAVFKAIATDMLGDSSVYELEEPSMGADDFGYFSEKIPSLYFRLGIKKDDEEIFDLHHPQFYFDDSVLIRGVELYTNIAEELLKRRE from the coding sequence ATGATAAATCATACACACTATCTTTCTCAGTTAAAAGAAGAAGTTGTATCCATTCGAAGAAAGCTTCACCAATACCCTGAATTGTCTTTTCAAGAGTATCAAACAGCCGAAACAATTAGAAATATCCTTACTAGTTGGGGAATCAAATTTGAAAACATCGGTGAGACAGGTGTATTTGTCGATATCGTTGGTGACCCGTCCGGAAGAACTATAGGTTTACGAGCTGATATTGATGCGTTGCCTATTCAGGAAGAAGCAGATGTTACTTACCGTTCTTGTATTGACGGTGTCATGCATGCCTGCGGTCATGATGGCCATACTGCTATGCTATTGGGTGCAACTAAATTATTAAGCGAAAATAAAAACAAGCTACAAGGTACAGTCCGCTGTATTTTTCAGCCAGGAGAAGAACTGGACGGAGCCGCAAAAGATCTCATTGATAAAGGAGTACTTGAAAATCCATCGGTAGAGTGTGTAATTGGAATGCATCTATGGCCTTACCTTCCACTAGGGACTGTCGGTGTGAAAAGCGGAAGTATGACGGCATCCTGCGATGATTTTAAAATAGTTGTTAAAGGAAAAGGCGGTCATTGTGCCAGACCTCACCTAGGTATCGATGCTATTAATATAGCAACAAAATTAGTCCAAGATATACAGGCAATTCCCTTGAAACATACTAGTCCAACTCAGCCGACGTTAGTTCATATTGGTAAAATACAGGGTGGAGAAGCCAATAATGTAATAGCAGATACAGTTGAAATAGAAGGGACTGCAAGGTCATTCTCTGAAGTCACACGAAACTTGATCAGAAAAAAGATTGAAGATAGTTGTAAAGCTGCAGAAAGTTTATGGGGTGCTACTATAGAACTTGATTATATTATAGGCGCTCCAGCAATCAATAATTCATCTGAAATTACAGCGGTATTCAAAGCTATAGCTACTGATATGCTTGGTGATTCTTCTGTATATGAACTCGAAGAGCCCTCAATGGGAGCTGATGACTTTGGATACTTTTCAGAAAAAATACCTTCATTATACTTCCGGCTAGGCATCAAAAAAGATGATGAGGAAATATTTGATTTGCACCATCCCCAATTCTATTTTGACGATTCTGTTTTGATCCGTGGAGTTGAACTATACACAAATATTGCTGAGGAACTGCTAAAAAGGAGAGAATAA
- a CDS encoding APC family permease: MSNHLHLDLQPKRTLKFWHIWALGVGAVVGDGIFLLMGEGIALAGPSSIISYGIAGLFQLFLIMALIEIAIAMPDAGAMSHWVERIIGKSWGFIAGMTFAIGWIIAGGSVGLALGKITMWYFPSLTATWWPMVFSLVFITLFALMNIAGTMLAARVQLWLVLSLVGTMIIFAVIGLKDVNLGNFTPMMPYGAPGFLSAIPLGTYAYLGALTLVTAGAEAINPQRDLPRGLIWSSLTFLFIYSFAHFVLQGIIPFQSVTIDSSPFTVAAGQVFGVAGAFIMNTAAWIAAATTILMGTMYATSRIFYSQAREGMLPKFMGAIHPKTYTPVNAIVIIWAATVLLIIIGQFNPDLIYIELSNQLVIAWLFSWGITLIASVIYRVKYKEEIAKLPWRQPLFPLFPILGFIGIVVVLYGSFVNDIGTLIRGAVWLTILFILFKVFNKSAFRKVSAEPKKVI; encoded by the coding sequence ATGAGTAATCATTTACATTTGGACCTACAGCCTAAGAGAACGCTAAAATTCTGGCATATTTGGGCTTTAGGAGTTGGTGCAGTAGTAGGAGATGGGATTTTTCTTTTGATGGGTGAAGGAATTGCCTTAGCCGGACCAAGTTCCATCATTTCATATGGTATTGCAGGGTTATTCCAGTTGTTTCTAATAATGGCTTTAATAGAAATAGCGATTGCTATGCCGGATGCAGGAGCGATGTCTCACTGGGTAGAACGAATAATAGGTAAGTCGTGGGGCTTCATTGCAGGAATGACATTTGCAATCGGTTGGATTATTGCAGGTGGCAGTGTCGGACTAGCACTCGGAAAGATAACTATGTGGTATTTTCCAAGCTTAACCGCTACTTGGTGGCCTATGGTATTTTCTCTAGTATTCATTACGTTGTTTGCTTTGATGAATATAGCAGGTACTATGCTTGCTGCTAGAGTTCAGCTTTGGTTGGTATTGAGTCTTGTAGGTACAATGATTATCTTCGCTGTAATCGGTCTAAAAGACGTGAATTTAGGTAACTTCACACCAATGATGCCTTATGGAGCTCCAGGATTTTTAAGTGCAATTCCTTTAGGTACATATGCGTATTTAGGGGCCCTTACTCTCGTTACAGCAGGGGCTGAAGCAATTAATCCACAGCGAGATCTTCCACGTGGATTGATATGGTCAAGTTTAACATTCTTGTTTATTTACTCTTTTGCTCATTTTGTACTTCAAGGTATTATACCTTTTCAAAGTGTCACGATTGATAGTTCACCATTTACAGTCGCAGCTGGTCAGGTTTTCGGTGTAGCAGGAGCATTTATCATGAATACTGCTGCGTGGATAGCTGCAGCCACAACTATTCTTATGGGAACGATGTATGCTACTTCACGTATTTTTTATTCCCAAGCAAGAGAAGGTATGTTGCCTAAGTTTATGGGAGCGATCCACCCTAAGACTTATACACCGGTCAATGCAATAGTGATAATTTGGGCAGCAACTGTATTGCTAATTATCATCGGACAATTTAATCCCGATTTGATTTACATAGAATTGTCTAATCAACTCGTAATAGCATGGTTGTTCTCGTGGGGGATTACATTAATTGCTAGTGTGATTTATAGAGTGAAATATAAAGAGGAAATAGCAAAATTGCCATGGAGACAACCTTTATTTCCTCTATTTCCAATACTAGGATTTATCGGAATTGTAGTTGTTTTGTATGGATCTTTTGTAAACGATATTGGAACGTTAATCAGAGGTGCGGTTTGGCTGACTATATTGTTTATTCTATTTAAAGTATTTAATAAGAGTGCATTTCGTAAAGTGAGTGCAGAACCGAAAAAGGTGATATAG
- a CDS encoding amidohydrolase family protein — MKKVKLTGVKVVDVHAHPFKEKLEAQSPVGFLRNLSLSVIPEMFSDLSEVEKNQPYPGSNMWIQRLLRGMSQYLNCNEDIEAIVHARNEQSKDFSAYTQKLFKDVNLQGAIMDFGYPQPPIDREDFEELCDIKVWEISRIEPLMVELSEDYESFEEFISLYRKRLQEDLCKEHVVGLKTIIAYRSGLDVEEIDESAATKEYETFKKDTRSAVKRLRDYCFHIAMECCTEADKFMHIHTGIGDGEVVLPKASPSYLLDIFRQEKYKNTKVHLVHGGYPWMEEAAFIVSILPNVYMDISLQNPFTAHGVERIMSQVFELAPFDKVMYGSDAFTVPEMNWMGVKIFIENFERVLNSWVEKDYMDVEKAQYIGEMVLYRNFEKIYNIKL, encoded by the coding sequence ATGAAGAAAGTAAAATTAACTGGTGTAAAAGTAGTAGATGTACACGCACATCCTTTTAAAGAGAAACTAGAAGCACAATCACCCGTAGGTTTTTTGCGTAACCTTTCGTTATCTGTAATACCGGAAATGTTTTCTGATTTAAGTGAGGTAGAAAAAAATCAACCATATCCTGGCTCTAATATGTGGATTCAGAGACTGTTGAGAGGAATGTCACAGTATCTTAATTGTAATGAAGATATTGAAGCAATTGTCCATGCAAGAAATGAACAGTCAAAAGACTTTTCTGCCTACACACAGAAATTATTTAAGGATGTAAATTTACAAGGAGCTATAATGGATTTCGGCTATCCTCAGCCTCCAATAGACAGAGAGGACTTTGAAGAGTTATGCGATATAAAAGTCTGGGAAATCAGTAGGATCGAGCCGCTCATGGTAGAACTATCTGAAGACTATGAGTCATTCGAGGAGTTTATCAGCCTTTACAGAAAGCGCTTACAAGAGGATTTGTGTAAAGAACATGTAGTTGGTTTAAAAACAATTATTGCATATCGTAGTGGCTTAGATGTTGAAGAAATAGACGAGTCGGCAGCTACAAAGGAATACGAAACATTTAAGAAGGACACTAGGAGCGCCGTTAAAAGACTTCGTGATTACTGCTTCCATATCGCAATGGAATGTTGTACAGAAGCCGATAAATTTATGCATATTCATACGGGAATCGGTGATGGCGAAGTGGTACTTCCAAAAGCAAGCCCAAGCTACCTATTGGATATTTTCCGTCAAGAAAAATATAAAAATACAAAAGTCCATCTTGTTCATGGTGGTTATCCATGGATGGAGGAAGCTGCTTTTATAGTCAGCATTCTTCCTAACGTATACATGGATATATCTTTACAAAATCCATTTACAGCTCATGGTGTAGAAAGAATCATGTCACAAGTATTTGAATTGGCTCCGTTTGATAAGGTGATGTATGGATCTGATGCTTTTACAGTTCCGGAGATGAATTGGATGGGCGTTAAAATTTTTATAGAAAACTTTGAAAGAGTATTGAATTCGTGGGTGGAGAAGGACTATATGGATGTTGAGAAAGCTCAATATATCGGTGAAATGGTTCTGTATAGAAATTTCGAGAAGATCTATAACATCAAATTATAA
- a CDS encoding sigma 54-interacting transcriptional regulator, whose translation MKEINLINATQILAPFLFEGIIIIDNYGFIKTLNQSAVDYFPGATKSQLLNQSIENYIPSPKIPQFLSNKIDMKNIDISIGNNHALVNMHVIDDSEALIILRQVTTINHLNTELQKYQQYLRQFEIILDSLDEGVCFIDNNQKIVLYNKKQGELNSREAKDVQGKYLTEVFSTQSSLVSSLYTLSNTKEIGYSNTFFSNNGKKYSIHQKNIPLLIGKQKIGNIFVTRDFSKTEDFIETLYLRKEEVSKDNTEEKDLYSSFFTNTNALSTLLDELKQLGNPSANLIFHGDQGTGKNMLARFFVENQLKKSVYMINCSLYSTQSLSNMLFGSHDKAGFLEQAHKGALIIDKLTAMPLFLQEHLFNALKTNTIIRNGCEEEIAIDVQIISLLNEKPWKSIKEKCLNENLFYELSSVSFYVPSLQDQQSSIVQLAENFLNMFNTGKKTHSFSPETVNFLENYHFPGNVRQLKHMVEWIVSRHPDVLVYELHHLPEYLQTDTITDGTRTASYSPKIDLAETVEQYEKQIIVDTLKRYNYHLTNTAEQLGISRQNLNYKIKKHEIDSKK comes from the coding sequence ATGAAAGAGATTAATTTAATAAATGCAACTCAGATTCTAGCGCCATTTCTTTTTGAAGGTATTATAATCATTGATAACTACGGATTTATTAAAACGCTTAATCAATCAGCCGTAGATTATTTTCCGGGAGCTACTAAAAGTCAGCTACTCAATCAATCTATAGAAAATTACATCCCCTCTCCAAAGATTCCTCAATTTTTGTCAAATAAGATTGACATGAAAAACATAGATATTTCCATTGGGAATAATCACGCATTAGTTAATATGCATGTAATCGATGATTCAGAGGCTCTCATCATATTGCGTCAGGTTACAACGATCAATCACTTGAATACAGAGTTACAAAAATATCAACAATATTTACGTCAGTTTGAAATTATTTTAGATTCGCTGGATGAAGGCGTATGCTTTATAGATAATAATCAAAAGATAGTTCTCTATAATAAAAAACAGGGTGAATTAAATTCCCGAGAAGCCAAGGATGTGCAGGGTAAATATTTAACAGAAGTCTTCTCTACTCAAAGCAGTCTAGTTTCTTCTCTTTACACACTTTCTAACACTAAAGAAATTGGCTATAGCAATACTTTCTTCTCGAATAACGGAAAGAAATACAGTATCCATCAGAAAAACATACCTCTTTTAATTGGTAAACAAAAAATCGGAAATATTTTTGTAACAAGAGATTTTTCGAAAACAGAGGATTTTATTGAAACTCTTTATCTTAGAAAAGAAGAAGTATCAAAGGATAATACAGAAGAAAAGGATCTATACTCCTCTTTTTTTACAAATACTAACGCATTATCCACTCTTCTTGATGAATTAAAACAGTTAGGTAATCCCTCTGCTAATCTCATATTTCATGGAGATCAAGGGACGGGAAAAAATATGTTGGCTCGTTTTTTTGTTGAAAATCAATTAAAAAAGTCCGTATATATGATTAACTGCAGCCTATATTCTACACAATCGCTATCAAATATGTTATTTGGCTCTCACGATAAAGCAGGCTTTTTAGAACAGGCACATAAAGGGGCTTTGATAATAGATAAACTGACAGCTATGCCCTTATTTTTACAGGAACATCTTTTCAATGCGCTGAAGACTAATACAATCATTCGTAACGGCTGTGAAGAAGAAATAGCAATTGATGTACAAATAATTTCCTTGTTAAATGAAAAACCATGGAAATCTATAAAAGAAAAGTGTTTAAACGAAAATTTATTCTATGAATTGAGCTCAGTATCTTTTTATGTTCCTTCATTACAAGATCAACAGTCCTCAATCGTTCAGTTAGCAGAAAATTTTCTTAATATGTTCAATACCGGCAAAAAAACACATTCATTTTCTCCAGAAACAGTGAACTTTTTAGAAAACTATCACTTCCCTGGTAATGTAAGGCAATTAAAACATATGGTTGAATGGATAGTTAGCCGACACCCTGATGTACTCGTATATGAACTTCATCATTTACCGGAATATCTGCAAACAGATACCATAACAGACGGAACCCGAACCGCTTCATACTCTCCAAAAATCGATTTGGCAGAAACGGTCGAACAATACGAAAAACAAATTATTGTAGATACATTGAAGCGTTATAATTACCATCTAACTAATACAGCTGAACAACTCGGAATATCCAGACAAAACTTAAACTACAAAATTAAAAAACATGAAATTGATAGTAAAAAATAA
- a CDS encoding GNAT family N-acetyltransferase — MLVSWAGTIPKLCDVQPLLTNTFQEKNEVNLLYFETERLVARQLEQKDFDEFNEMQGNSKVMKYTVGRAKTREENKSEFENIISGYFLSETNRIVMGISRKSDETSSLVGACAVEKLDLECVEVGYRFLEKYWGNGFGLEVLEGLLTYSLLELGAKEVIAEVYKENINSVRVLEKSYMDFIKEYTEEKSIVQVYGLKK, encoded by the coding sequence ATGTTAGTTTCTTGGGCAGGTACCATTCCTAAGTTGTGTGATGTACAGCCCCTGCTAACTAATACCTTTCAAGAAAAAAATGAGGTGAATCTTTTGTATTTCGAAACAGAGCGTTTAGTTGCAAGACAGTTAGAACAAAAGGACTTTGATGAATTTAATGAAATGCAGGGTAATAGTAAGGTTATGAAATATACAGTCGGTAGAGCAAAGACAAGGGAAGAGAATAAAAGTGAATTTGAAAATATTATCAGCGGCTACTTTCTAAGTGAGACAAATAGAATTGTTATGGGTATTTCTAGAAAATCAGATGAAACTAGCTCTTTAGTAGGTGCGTGTGCTGTTGAGAAACTAGATTTGGAATGTGTTGAGGTAGGATATAGATTTTTAGAAAAGTATTGGGGCAACGGATTTGGACTTGAAGTTTTGGAAGGGCTATTAACGTACTCCTTACTAGAATTAGGGGCAAAAGAAGTGATTGCTGAAGTTTATAAAGAGAACATTAATTCTGTTAGAGTACTCGAGAAATCTTATATGGATTTTATAAAAGAATACACTGAAGAAAAAAGTATAGTACAAGTTTATGGTTTAAAAAAATAA
- a CDS encoding type II TA system antitoxin MqsA family protein, which yields MTERHYCEVCNFNREIIIKERPATYNFRKEPFDIIEQYAECSICGEDVYHEEMATHTLQQLSQLYQSKHSFTPEDIKKIRKSTGLTQTLFAKVINMGEATIKRYEAGTSLPDGTQLGILKMLQKNPGVILEFYEENKKTFSPHDREIISEKLNALTSENLEKSTYEVLHLLYSKYENQLTNGYSKFQPAKLFNMILFFSKEGVLKTKLMKLLWYTDFLMYQKQEYSISGVPYWHKEFGPVPVEHDTVLGSGTALNIFSIHEEEDVNTGYTKMIVKSDVPFNDVYFTEEELSTMKFVEEFFASYGSKAISDYSHQEEAWKQTKEEEVIPYSFAKSIHLHKEL from the coding sequence ATGACAGAGAGACACTATTGTGAAGTATGTAATTTCAATCGAGAAATCATTATAAAAGAACGTCCAGCTACTTATAATTTCAGAAAAGAGCCATTTGATATTATTGAACAATATGCTGAATGTTCGATTTGTGGGGAAGATGTTTATCATGAAGAGATGGCAACACACACACTTCAACAATTGAGTCAGTTGTATCAAAGCAAGCATTCTTTTACACCTGAGGATATTAAAAAGATAAGAAAATCAACAGGATTAACTCAGACTTTGTTTGCGAAAGTTATTAATATGGGTGAAGCTACGATCAAAAGGTATGAAGCAGGCACCTCCTTACCGGATGGTACACAGTTGGGTATTTTAAAGATGTTACAGAAAAATCCTGGTGTAATATTAGAGTTTTATGAAGAAAATAAAAAAACATTCAGTCCGCATGATCGAGAAATAATCTCTGAAAAGCTAAATGCTTTAACTTCTGAAAATCTGGAAAAATCAACGTATGAGGTATTGCACTTACTTTATTCTAAATATGAGAATCAACTTACTAATGGCTATTCAAAATTTCAACCTGCAAAACTTTTCAATATGATTTTATTTTTCTCAAAGGAAGGTGTTTTGAAAACTAAATTAATGAAATTACTATGGTATACGGATTTTTTAATGTATCAAAAACAAGAATATTCTATAAGTGGAGTACCTTATTGGCACAAAGAATTTGGACCAGTTCCTGTTGAACATGACACAGTACTTGGTTCTGGTACAGCTTTAAATATTTTTTCTATACATGAAGAAGAAGATGTTAATACTGGATATACCAAAATGATTGTAAAGTCTGATGTGCCTTTTAATGATGTTTATTTTACAGAAGAAGAGCTATCTACCATGAAGTTTGTCGAAGAGTTTTTTGCAAGTTATGGTTCTAAAGCGATCAGTGACTACTCACATCAAGAAGAAGCTTGGAAACAAACTAAAGAGGAAGAAGTAATACCCTATTCTTTTGCAAAATCAATACATCTACACAAAGAATTATAA